The DNA sequence aaccctttaattggggctataaATTTCTTGAgctcaccccaattccttgttagcctaattttcctagacttagtccctctttctcaagaagtgcctaagtcataaaggcatgagtcagtgtttgcaaccactaattctataattttaacatgaattaggctaaatatcactaacccataaataattaagccctaaaattcaagacccattaaatacccaaactagggttgggtcacaaccctagctatggggtctagctactcaaaataacaacaaaaatcaaagataaagatgaaatataagccataatattaaagtacaagatgaaaatctaaagtttgaaggtaaatctactataaaattgcccaaaaagggtAAACCAACCGTTCACTTGCTCTACTAAACAAAACTTTACataaaattgataaaaggatctatttatactaggctgaaAATTTCAGATAAAAATGCCCCTGTAAAGGTTTCGCGGATGCGTAATTTTGACCATGTCCGCGCTTGGGCTTTCGCGACCACGTAATAGTGAGTGCGGTCCGCGTTTCTTCATATCTGGGCCTTGGTAGATCTTCGTTCGCATAATGTTCACCGCGTCCGCGTGAGATTccttcgcggccgcgtaatttggACGCGGACCGCCTTCTTCATTTATGCCCATCTTGCAAAGTCTCTGAACCTCGACAAACATTGTCTGCTAAATTCCAACCACGGCCGCGCCAGTCACTTCGCGGTCGTATTTTTATGCCGCTCTCAGCGCTCAATTTTAGTGCTCAAAATAGCCCTTCTGAATCTCTATTTCGCGGTCCGCAGAATAATGGCCGCCTTGGCGATGATAATTTTGTGGCCCCCCTTTTCTATCGCGGTCCGCTTTCCACAGCGGCGTAGAAGCTACAACCTCTATGATTCCATTTAAACTTCATAGCTTGATGCAGAGTAGACGCTACAGCCTCAGCggcgtgtatccaaggtcgtcccaatagAAGATTGTATGAGGCAGATATGTCGAGCACTtggaattcaacatcaaaccaagttggaccTATTTGTAAGCATAGGTTGGTTTCTccgattgtggccctttgagacccatcgaacACTTTTACGTTCATAGTTCCTGCTCATATCTCATGCAAACCTTTACCTAACCTCTTCAAAGTAGTCAACGGGCagatgttgagacttgaacccccatctatcaagaccctgaCAATAAATTTGTCTTCGCACTGTACTGTGATATGCAACGCCCTGTTGTGGCTCAACCCTTCTGGTGGCAATTCTTCTTTGTGGAAAGTGATCATATGGCTTTCCAATACTTgtcctaccatgttggccatctctccactagtaatgttgttgggtacataagcctcattcaGCACTTTCATCAATGCATTCctgtgtgcctcagaattctgcagtagtgatagaatggatatctgagcaggggttttgttcaaaggatcaaccacagaatactcccttacttggatcaaccacagaatactcccttACTTGAACCTTTCACCAAAGATCATTTGGGCTGGTTTCCATGATAGGCTGCCtggaagcggcttctttacttgttccccccaaatgctctggcgtgtaaaccctaccagttctggtcataccttgtgctacaccagtttcttccatttccccctttcctttccttctcgctTCTGCAGTATAGTCCCAGGGTACAACATTGGAATTAAAGGATGGTGTGCGTACTACCATTACAGTGAATGGTGTGGTCACTTCTACTTCGAACAAAGTTGGTGTGGCTGAAGgcattgttacttcaacctcgaaCGGAGTcggtgcagctacctcaacttcaatcggtgattgtatctgtaccacaataggcgtgagagtgactggaggtaTTTTGGGATCATCCTCTTCTCGAATGAGCCCAATTGACCCCTCCGGGTCCCATTCTTTATCAGTTTCTATAACATTTACCCCCTCGCCCCTTTGCTCCGGGAGGGGATTATTGCGGACA is a window from the Nicotiana tomentosiformis chromosome 10, ASM39032v3, whole genome shotgun sequence genome containing:
- the LOC138900095 gene encoding uncharacterized protein, encoding MFDGTGDPKVHLRTYCDKPVGIGKDERIRMKLFMKSLTRDALSWYISQNPKKWINWVSMASDFIDRFRFNMENAPDVFYIQNLKKKPSDTFREYATRWRSEAAKVRPALEEEQMNKFFENYERLRIIENHKFSDIIKLGERIEEGIKSEMLYERLKAIGYVTPIPVVAMENYSPWVNPNKTRAYHSGMKGHTIDECRTLKDKIQTLIDTKVIQAKETSPNVRNNPLPEQRGEGVNVIETDKEWDPEGSIGLIREEDDPKIPPVTLTPIVVQIQSPIEVEVAAPTPFEVEVTMPSATPTLFEVEVTTPFTVMVVRTPSFNSNVVPWDYTAEARRKGKGEMEETGVAQVREYSVVDPLNKTPAQISILSLLQNSEAHRNALMKVLNEAYVPNNITSGEMANMVGQVLESHMITFHKEELPPEGLSHNRALHITVQCEDKFIVRVLIDGGSSLNICPLTTLKRLGKGLHEI